GCCGGTCGTGGTGCACGCCGTCGTGGCGCGGTTGGTGAGCTCGAGCACGAGCTTGTACTGGTCCTGGCCGCTCGGCGTGCCCGTCAACCGGGCAGTGATCTGCGAGCTGGCGCACGGCTGTGCCGGCCCCGACGACTCCGAGGTCGAAGAGGCGGCAGCGCTCGGCGGGTAGCACGTCCGCGGCGGCCACCCCCACGCCGCCAGGACCGCGGTCGGGACGACGACCGGGCACGGCCCCGGTGGCCCTCCGGTCCGCCCCGTCTCCCAGCCGTGCCAGGCCCCGCCGGCCGACCGGGTGAGGATCATGTACGCGCCCTCGTCCTGGTTCCTCACCCCGGCGTCGTAGGAGTGGGGCGCGGGCACCAGGCCGGCACCTGCCCAATAGTCACCTGTGCCCACGTCCCGGGCGTAGTACGTCGTCCCGGGGACCAGGCCGGTGTAGTCCGAGCTCGGTAGACCGTGCAGGGCCGCTCCCGCCGCCAGCAGCTGGGCCCGCACGGCGGAGGTCACGGGGAGGTTCTGGCCCGGGCCTGCGCCTCCCGCTGATCCGCCTGCCGTCGAGCTGGACCCGGAAGACGGGGTGCCCGTGCTCGCGCCCGCTGCCGGTACCGACGAGGTCCGC
This genomic window from Acidimicrobiales bacterium contains:
- a CDS encoding DUF4232 domain-containing protein, translated to MTSAVRAQLLAAGAALHGLPSSDYTGLVPGTTYYARDVGTGDYWAGAGLVPAPHSYDAGVRNQDEGAYMILTRSAGGAWHGWETGRTGGPPGPCPVVVPTAVLAAWGWPPRTCYPPSAAASSTSESSGPAQPCASSQITARLTGTPSGQDQYKLVLELTNRATTACTTTGFPGFELVGPRSNGSTTYDPTRQAVSYQAVTLPAGGAAHANFYALPGPDSCDAGRAWVPTSVTVTLPDTTTSFSVAWPGGSVDNCQGGATHPGTYVGPVEAGA